The sequence below is a genomic window from Lolium perenne isolate Kyuss_39 chromosome 7, Kyuss_2.0, whole genome shotgun sequence.
CGAGGTTACTTTTAACTCTGTCATACTCGCAGATATCCCTCTTTAATAGGAAAGTTGGAGATGGAGTGTTCGCATCAATGGCAATAGACTGCAGTGATTTGGCCTTCTCAATTAGCTTCTGTACATCAACATTCGTTGGATAATTCAATAGTCTCTGGAGGCAAGAGACATTAACCTCCGTAGCCAACAGAGACGATCTAACATGAAGAAGCATTGAGACTGCCATGGCTGCAATGAATGCCCCTCTAGCTGAACAAAAGATCCGAAAGCTATATTCCTCATCATTATTCAGCAGCATATTATTGGAACAGGCAAAGACTGTGTCCCATACTACTAAAAGATCATTGAGGCAGAATTCTCGTCCAAACAAGACCCTCAGCCAACGGAGTGCGAACCACTGTGGTTCCACTTTCAGCTCAATGAAATGGTTATGAAGAGATGGCTCAACGATGGAAAGCAAATGATATAACGCTGATGAGGCTTCAATAGCAGGTGGTAGGCTTGAGCTAGATCCAATACTGGATGGAGAGTAGAATTCAGCCATGCGAACCACTCCACCACCTCCGTCCATCAAACCATCAAAAATAGCATAGGCATCATGCTCCATGAACCTCTCAGATAATACAATGCCTAGTTCACCTTCCGCTCCATATGCATCACTAAGTAATATTATTTCTTTTGTATCTAGGTCAAGCTCATCAAGACTGCTAACTTTGGAAGTACTTTCAGAATCATTTTCATTGTCAGCTTCTGAGCTCCACTTTGGGTCCTTTCTAGGTTTATAACTGAAAACCATATCGGTGTCTGGGAAAGGTACTCCATCAAAATCATCACTGAAGCAGTCTTCATGGAGTTTTCGTACTTGAGACAGTTTATCAATGTCGACCTGAAGAACATACACTAGAGGAGCCAATAGCTCATGCATTCCTGTGAAAAGATAATATATATGTCACAACATAGTCAGCAAAAAGCAAGAAAACATAAATGCAAAAATATACTGAAATGGCCGCCCTAATTAGTCAAATACTTAATGTAGATACTTCGGTGCTACCCGACATTGCTTTTTAGAAGATATCATAGCTAATTAATATGAACTCTTGTTTATCAAATGGTAAATTTTACCAATTTAGTGGCATCCAAAGATACGCGGCCCTAGAAGATTTCGCCACATTTAGTTTTCAGCAAAGGGCAAAGCCAGACAGATTCCTCGCAGCAACATAGGAATGTACAAGCAAAAGGATTTTCTTACCTTGGCGGTACCCATACTCTGGGTGTTGGAGACACCACATCAAGAGTATCCTGCGCAGCATGGCCTGACAGGTAGGCGTCTGAAAGTAACTACCATCTTCGGGATATAATCGagacaaatcttggtcaacagtcTTCTCCAACTCTGCCCCTCTGAAAAAACGGCCCCAGCTACTTTCTGTAGAAAAaagttaaataaaatatcaatatGGAGAACATGGAATCAGATCTGTCGCACAAAGCATAACTTGAAGACTCTCTTACATATCACCATAAAAAAATACGGCTTTGTGTGAGCAAGCTATGCACACTATGATTGATATGCTTCATCATTGCTCTTAGGCTCTAACATAACTACACCAGTAATTACACCAGTATAAAGAAGTAGTATACATTTCTACCTCATTGTGCTAAATACCACTAGATAAGCACCACTCATCGTCTGATAAATTATATGCCCAACAACTCATGAAAATTCAGGAACCACTTTGGTAAGTGCACAAGTGGAAAACCGGTTATTAGAGATCATTCATGCAGGTGTTTGAGGTAGAAAGCAAGCCATCCATGTTGAAAGATATCTTCATCGTAATTTTTTTACCATGTCATCATCATACCTTATAAGATCGTGTTTAGGATCAAATACCTGGGTTTTGAGAGAGCGGGTTGTCCACAATAAGGTTAGATGATCTAGCCTCCTCCTTTGGAAGATGAGGGTCTACCAGAAGACGGCGCTTCAAACTAACATACCTAAAACAAACATGAAACGATTTGAACATTAAATTTCTTAAGTAGAAAGAACATATAGCTTTCTTTCCGAGAGTGGAAAGAACATATGGCTCACAAGCACACGCAGAAATAAGAGCAAAAAATAATTGCTCCAATCATTTATAGAGCACTAGCAGTCAGCACCAATCTCTCTCACCAAAATTGCATCTCATGAAACACATACTATGACATATTACACGTGCACGATAACAACCGATACAATCTGAAATCTAGCAATCTGTTCATATGAGCATAACCAAATCACAGGCATTAGTTCTTGGTAGTTGCATTAATTTTCTAAAAAACACAAACCAATTACTCATCATAACCATCTGAACGAAAACAAAACCGGACCACACAAGAATCAAACGAAAGGCATATAATATAACAATAACAACATCAGCTAAGCAAGAAAAACAGAACAGATTCCTACCGCACAAGAACAACGCACCAACAACCAAACACCCAACAATATAAAAGATGGGAGCCTCACCTCCGACGCGAATcagcggcggcgcggcggtgcTCCTCGACGGACGCCTCCTGCGACGCCGGCAGTATGCCGAGATCGACACGCCACCGGACGCTGCGTAGACTTGTGaaccgccgcctctcctcctcctccgccatggCCGGGCCCCTTCAGTCGCAGGCGAATTGGACTCCCTCGGATTAAACAACAACCACAACGGAAGCCAAGAAACGTGGCCCAGAACGCTAAAAATAGCTTTTGTTTATCTGTAGGTGGAAGTGGAAACCAAGAAAAGGAGGATCTTTCCAGAGCAGATTCGGTTTATCGGGGATTTGGGGAATGGGGAAGTAAGGGGGAGATGATTTCTCCGCTCCTCTCTTCTGTAGCTGCGAGAATGGCGTTCTTGCTTTAGCTGGGGGGAGGGGTCTGATTTGGCCgggaagaaggagagggagagagagagaggggagatgGGTTAGGCCGGAGAGGAAGGGGAGGGCCTCCCTCTTATTATTTTCTCGTTTATAGTTTTTAATTTTCTGTTTAATAGGAGAGAGAATCCAGAAGAGGTTGAGGATTTTGTTCTCTTTTGGCAGTAGAGCAGTTGGTAAGAGATAGATGATGGGATGATGGCGATGACTAGGAGAGTGGTGATTGGCAAGGTGGCTAGGCTTATTGGCTTCTTCTCTTTATTTATTTTGTGAATATTATTATGTATGAGTTCTTCTAGAATAGGTTCATGTAATTTTCGATGAAGTGTCTTCATAGTTTTTGGtcgtttgtgtgtgtgtgtcgaAATGTGAAGGGGGCATGTATGGATGGATGAGAGTAAGGATGATGTTGTTGCTATCAGTGGTTTGTAGTCTATTTTGGTGGAACAGTTTAATAATTGAAGGAGAACCTCTCACAAGTACTACGACCGATTGTATGCGTTTTTTACCGCATCTTTGCTCGACGCTCATTTACATATGTGTAGCATTTCCGATCGGTGAGGTTCAAGGTTCATCGTGTTTAGAATGATGTTTACAAGCCCGCAAATGTCAATCATTACGGAAGACGATGACCACTACATCATTTGTGGTTCGTTGAGGCCTAGACGGGAAAATGAGAATGATAAGATAATGCTAGGTTAGTTAGGGTAGTGTTAACCTCAAGAGTTGACAACAGGTGATATAGTGTAGTGCAACTGGTGGTGGGTGGTGGTAGCGAGGCGGCTGGCATGATAAGAGGGTGAGGATGGCACGGAAGTTGAGTAGGAAGGGGCAAAAGGAGATTTCTGAAGGCAAAAAAAGAGTTGTATCCTTGACGATCGACGTATGGGCGGAACTCAGTGCGTCATGGCAAAATGTGTTACTAAACCCCTCTCCCCTCGGCCAAGCCTCGAAGAAAAAATGTCCGAACCATGCTTTATGTCACGTCGACTGGATTTGGTGTTCGTAATGGAAGTGCCATTTTATGGCATTAATAGGTTGTTAGGTTGCGAAAAGCTCTTTTGGAtcatgggcaccagtgatctcagtgtattaaaaaattcgaaaattataTTTATATATTTCAAAAAATTATGTAGTAAAATTCTAAAAGTAGCCAATGATGTATTCCACTAACGTATTAAATCTCAATTGCAAATGTTTTGTTTTCTGAGctccacaaaaataacaaattctgaatttttttttgagatttgaatcactatactcagatccacatatttgttatttttgtgcagcccgaaatacacattattttcagttgaaaattaacacgtttgtgggatacaatactgactacatcatgatttattttcaaatttttctaaaacttaaaaatatgatttttaattatttttctgaAAAGGGATCACTggagctcatgtgcaccaaatctttgTCCGTTAGGTTGCTTCTATATTGCAGAAGGAAATTCATAGGACCATCCTTTTTTAGACGAGGTTTATGTTCTATAAAACATAGTGTAAATAAATTTGCTAACCAAGATTAAACAATACGTACCTCAGTTTATCGGTAGCTGGAAACAACTGTTTTCATAATTAACGAAATAGAAGTTGCCATGAAACGTAACCAATTGATTGCTTGGGATCAGCCAATTCCATGAGCTGCGCTGCCGTGCGTTTGCCTCTTCGTGACAGCGACAGGCTAATTGAAACGGTTAAATCAACGACCGGCCGGCCGATCGAGATAGAGAATGAAATATGCATCGATCTGATGGATGCCGTCACGCTAAGCAGCCGCGCGCTATTGATTGGCGTTTATTTATGTTGCTATTTTGCATTacgtggcggcggcggagagaaGACCGGACGTGTTACTGGCATTTCAAGGCTCGCGGTGACTCATGAGAACCAAGATCAAAGAAGAAACCAGAGCTTGTGCGGTCATCAGCGGGAACCCGGCCCGAATATGCTCAGGCGAGCCTTGCGCCAGAATTGGTACTTTTCTCGTCCTGTAAAAAATGTCTTAACTttattaaaatttagatgtatcttatGCTATATAGGAGGAAGTACTAGGAGTTGATATTTTTGTCCTGTGTGTTTGTGATCCAAATTGTGCTAGCTACGAGTAGCTGAGTAATTTGACCTGGATCTGCAAAGCCGCAGGATCGTCTGTCAGTAACCAGCTCAGCGATCGGAAACAGTAGGCACTTGCCAGCTGTACCATGCACACGCAAGCAGCTCCGTCATCAAGACCACAGGACATGAACCAGCCACATCTATCTACCCATGCATCCTCTCGAGAGAAAGAAGACGAGACAAAATTGGAAGCAAGCAAGCAAGTTCCGGCAGGTTTCCGGTCGTCGTCGATCGCGACGGCGACGGTCGTACCCGGAGTATTTCTCGTAATTGGCACTGTTCCATCGAGCGCGCGCGCGAAGCATTTTCCTTCGGCCTCACGTTTGGGCTGCCTGTCTGATCCAGCTAGAGAGAAGAGGATGACATGGCGGTGGCCCTGCTTCGCTCGCTGCACGCTGGCTCCTGCGTAGCCTCATGCTGTCATGCATGCAGATGCAGGCGTGGACCAGTACATGTGTTGCGCGCACGCCTCCATGGAAACCATGCATTTTATGGCAGGCTGGGCGTGTTTAATTTGGCTTGGAAAAATATAAAGGACGTGCATGGACCATCACCAAATAAGGTGCCAAGCGGGATCCACATAAATCCCACTTacagtttattttggtttcttctaGTGCAATTTTTGATACCAAAATTGTGTACTCCCTCTCTCTGTTCCAAAATAACTTTGTCCACTTTTTTTTTATATATGTAAGAGCAtcaccagccgcgtcccccaaaccgtcccccaaaccgcgccggattaagcgtttgggggacgtgttttgttcgtgccgcctttgggggacgtcgctccccagccgtgtcctccaacgccgcccccaaacattaaaaataatttaaatagatagaagaaaactctttactataatattcaaatcggttcaacttaaaattacatataaaacttcgaaaaaacataattaaattacatataaattattttaaactacttcgtcttcttcttcgacgatGGCCccgactcgtcgtcgtcgtcatcacggtGTCGCTTCCTGCTcatcacctcttccgaagaggcagTGTCGGCCGACTCGTCAGAGGAACtagtgtcctcctcgtcgtcgccggtgctcaccggcttcgccttggccttggccttcactttcgcgtccgcctccgccttcgcacgggccgccgccgcctcctctgacCCCAGCCATTCCTCCTCGCTGTCAAGTGCCGGCAGGGAATCATCACCGCTGCTGGACGTCTGGGTTTTGTCCCACCAATGGCGAAATCCAGCAGACTTgccctcgctggaggtgtcggatggaagctgcgagatgtagctcatcgtcgctGGAAGCTTGGATCAATGGCGGGCGGTTGAAGATCCGAAAGCGCCTACGTACGGGTCttcttattgagcgcggatgaacggcggcgcagaagtcgaagagagcggcggttgctcttccgagtagtccacgctccattccggcggttggcgcgtcgggcgacgcggttgccaatgcgacggttccgcttccgggcaactgcaccgtcgctacgtaggcggcggttgagcatccgagccgctgacgcgtcgggcccgcgtcgcttcgcctcgcttttcgttttgtccggcgtgcccgaagcgttccctgtgggacggggacgggctcggggcgccggacaccatatcggggcgcgccggacaaaaatgggctttgggggacgcggctggaatggTTTTTtgatccggcgcgccccaaatccctttggggacgctttgggggacgcggctggagatgctctaagtatcCACACACACCAAAAAACGTCTCTAGATATACTCGTATTTAGATAAATTTGAGCAGCTTTTTTTTAGAACGGAGGGACCACTTGAAAAGCCAAAAATACTGTAAGTGAGATTTAAGTGAGATTGTACATGTGCTAGAGATATGCTCGTGGAGTACATCAAGCATTCCGCAAGGATCTTATTTCAATTTCCATCATATCTGTCATCATTCATGGGGCAGCTCTGGCACTGACTGTTTGGAAACGTGTAGGGTCATTGACCATTTTACTCATATCGATCGGAGTAGATTCATCGAGTAGAGAGCTTTCCGCGGCAATTCCAGCGCGGGCGCTCAGCTTTGGGCAACGATTGATTGATTTCGCGAGTACAAACAATAGTTTCATCGACCGAGTCCGGTAATTGACTTCACAAATAGAGCAGCCATGTATAAAGGTATTCCGTACAAATTTGTTTTAATTATAACATGAGAAATGTGTATGTGTGCATCAAAACGCAAAGCGGTTCTCCGGAGCAACGTCGTTACCAGCACAACACATGGTCATGCAATGCTTTCGCAGATGCTCCAGCACCTACTTCAAGCACTGCCTATAGCTTTGCCGATGTAAACAAGGTAGCCACCGGCTAGGGAAAACACCGATATCTCCACGTGGCATGGCACCAACTCTGATTACCCATAGGCTCAAAAGCGGCTACGCAAACCGGGAAGGGCACTGTTTAGAACAAGCCACATGTAGCAAGCAATCAACAAAAGGATAGTCATCAAGGCCACATCTCCAAGGAGAAAAACAATGTCAATGGACGTCGTCATGGCTGGCAGTCGCATACCATACCTATTACTCACCATCATCCTtgccaagaaaaacaaaaaaatggagTCAAACCGATCCTACCGCCTGCCCACCGCAGAGTGTTGATGGCCGGTCGTTCCCGGAGACATTGGGATCTCGACGACAACCCAAGTGTAGCCAGATCTGGCAGGAAGGAAACAAAACGAGCTTACCCCACAAGCAATAGACAACTCGCAAACAACAGAACCGAGCACCCTGCAGAGATCCTAAGCCGCGCCTCTAACTCCCCCTCGAGTCGACATGGAAGGAAGGGATCCACCACAACGACCACCAAGCTACCCACACGCCACCGCCAGCCACAACTCCCATCCCCAACCCCGAGGCCCTACCACACCCACGGAGACCAGCCCCAATAGACGGTGCAAGGCAGTGCGAATCGGGATGACCGAGAATCGGCGCCATAGCATGGCGAGGAGGGGCAACATCATCGACGGGTCGCAATTGGGGGCAATAGCCGGGGTCATCATTAATGATTGGTTGCGATATTTCAATGATACTCCCAATGTATCTCAAACCATGCAGGTGCAAAGATCTCCGCATTAGACGTTCATCAATCTGCATACAAGCTAAACTATGCGATTTTTTTTGCTGTATGTATGGCCATATACAAATGATTcatcattttttttaaaataaaatatACTCAACAGCATGCAAATGTGCATGGGCACCATTACTGTATTACATATCTAAGTACAACCTGCTCTAGTGACCACCTAAACATGGCTACAATATTGTAGATTTCTACGTTAGAACTCTTGAAATACATTATCATATTGTAGTAGATTTCTAAAAAAACATAGTCGGTGGCGGGGTGGTAAGGGGGGCCTGACGGCGAGCAACCGCTCATTGGATGCCAAGCACACATCGCTGAGCCCAGACAAGTCAGGTCGGCCTCAGACTTTGCTAGCTTATGTTCCGATCCAATGGTGTTTTTTAATCAGGGAACAATGTCGACAATAATCATGTTTGATTAGCTCAGTTCCAAATGGATGCACAGTCCACGCTCCTCTTATTTCTGTCAGCGGTCGTTTTCTGCCACCGGATCGAAATGTCGCGGAAATCATGGAGATCGTGCGCAAGGTCTTTTCACGAATGCAATTGTACACCTCACAATAACAAAGAAGCGAAATATCTGGTGGTTGCTTTTTTCTTGTGGAGTAAGTAAAAAAAAGTCTTGGATTAGTTAgcgacactagtaggaaaagccttatcagtggcgcacgaaactttgattctgtggcgcacgggcggtgcgccacagaaacttcgccacaaaaatagggtttctgtggcgcacctgaccatgcgccacagaattaagttgttctgtggcgcatatggacgtgctgcgccacagaaaaatGTGCGCCACTAAATTctgttttggtgcgccacagaacaatgtacaggtatactcgattttgtgctccctggtgtattatacaggttttgtacacagtatacaggtataatatagacagatataatattgacacatataacatagcaacattatacatcatcatcacagtacttatagcccgatcgagttacatatatagtggcaagtgtcaaatgttttgcgtacaactcttaattcatacaaatttcacaatttcgagatacaaagtagtcttcatccggttactcctttgctccctcctctctacccaccaggctcgcttgcatcggggtcttcatccagttcctactatgattaaaatggaagaaagtgagaccaacaagtccgatgcacaagagaaatggaataaatgcctcatacattgttggtcaacacaaatattaacattcagggatggtgtaagtgagaccaagtccggtgcacaagagattgatatttgtgttatcttaccaggctcacttacgccacccccaagtatacggtgaccaaacattttaatcatcggcattttgaaaataccaaagcaaatggaatgacaaaatggaataagtgcctcgtacattgttggtcaacacaaatattaacattcaggcatggcgtaagtgagatcaagtccgatgcacaagagattgatatttgtgctatcttaccgggctcacttacgccacccccaagtgtacggtgaccaaacattttaatcatctgcattttgaaaataccaaagcaaatggaatgacaaaatggaataagtgcctcatacattgttggtcaacacaaatattaacattcagggatggcgtaagtgagaccaagtccgatgcacaagagaatgatatttgtgctatcttaccaggctcacttacgccacccccaagtgtacggtgaccaaaatttttaatcatcggcattttgaaaatgttgatcgccaaaacccaccggcgggcagcggcctgtcaacacggtagagccgggaagagcctagagctgcggctggctgagacccctccgagcgacggcccgcaatgctcttctggtcacacgcggcgatgcgaagtgcaagggcgtgccacctgacctatacctggtcaggaaggtgatggggatgcctcgcttagttcctgcatggcatacacgtaaacattaaatacgagcctcgatcggctctcaggttatcctgtgaatcggctcaaagagccgattcacccatgattcgtacggggtgcacgaatacttggtgatcctgcttgatcaagataaagctaatgagatctacgacgatttagggttttcaccgcataatcggatcatcctactccaggttgggcctcgcggccacgcacggtgctcataagccgatcctaaacaaggccaaagaaccaacaatgatgttgatccgcggaacatcctgtttaggacttgcgaacgccaccctacatgccactggatcctccccccctttgtaaggcctaactattgcagatattaaactaatccttgcataacaaggagcaatcgtaacggatcagatctactagatgatgaacaagcagggtgccgcccccacgcctgagataggcgtgagggcggctagacatgcaagggttgcactacgtaagcatgtttatacgaagagctatgctaaccctaacacatctatgataactacggtgcgcgccatcaaagacgcttcggacgcgcaacgcgtgaacaacgtggagcttgtgctgcctagatcgcaagatgcgatctaggcagcatgtcgcttacctgattgaaaccctcaagtcgaaggagttggcgatgcgccgagattggtttgtttttggggtgaacgttgtgttgttgtttattccataaaccctagatacatatttatagtccagcagactttctaacgtgggaatatcccaccgtgtgcgatacaaactctaaatcttgatctaagatataacctactacaattaaagatacacgggcaaactagcccaaattctccgtgcaaggccgcttcagagatcttccacgtgtagtcctctaagcccatctctcttacggcccacctctggatttgtccaaaatctggtgataacacatgcccccctggttttggaaatattttttccaaaatcattaagcgttcctccgtcgggtcatgtcgtggcgagCAGGCTGTTgcggtatccgttatcattatgcctgtCTTCTCGGCTTCTctcgcaaaattcgatagctctggcgtcatctccttggaaagctGTAATGACGatgaaatttccaccaggctcctcattatttaactgtgccgatcgattagctttcttcatccccttcctctgttccagccatcggcacccaaaaaaccctcttctccctcagcaatgtcttcctcttcctcctccttctcaaacctcttccccccattctcgccgaagaagaacgaggacaaaccTTCTTCCGAAGTGGACCCCCTCCCCTCCGAGGATGagtagaaagaaggagaagtaacgAAGGCCACGACCttccctccgccaagctcccgtcgaagaagcgctcccgcatgtgggcggacagcgaggatgaagatgacgacgaagaagaagaagaggaggaggaagatgaatcttcctcttccgctgggtacccgccaaccaagcgcttccgctcctgggcggacagcgaggacgatgatgatgacgaggaggaaaaggctccggccatgggctggggtagcagcgacgaggagctccccgggagcagcgccgacgacatcgacggcggtgacgacgaggacagcgacgactagtagaataggactagtagtagcagtgcgctaggcactagatccctcttttgagagccatcggctctttcttgtaaagccgctcctccgaattaatgaaattgttcttttgattcatccttcaattgccccaatttcattccttcactttgtcatatcaagaccgatagcaatgtatcgatttttcttcttttggacgcccatgaagctggattctcatgtcgattagctcgtaggccgagaacttctcaatttcgaggctgcgatttggtatcgaccatattttcttcgcaatcccttagccgatgaccactcatcggctattttgagaatccaatccctttgcagcgacaggacagtccaaaatctgtaaaagccgacggcctcccttctgattcctctccatagcttcgaCAATCTTCTTTCGCGACTCGAAGCGCTTCCAAAGAGGATCACGACGCAGGAtcaaccgatgcaactccaattggtttctaaagaaccaaatcttcatgtagtccgttgccccccgagtcttcatcaaggcgaggacaATCGTGAGCCAACCACATGTGTCACCATCAGCCTTCGAACCGTAACGCAGAATCAGCCGATTccagcaaaatcggctctctgaAGATCTTCCTGGGCGAGCTGCCCCTCGAGCTTTCATCAAGGCAAGATTACCGGTGAGGATGCAtaagtcgttgatcagctttctttcaactgaacatcgacgttgatgtaaacccttgagcacatagccggtaggtcttggtCTGTGCAAGctgtactaaagtcgatggctgcgcatcggctttgcttctgaaatttttttatttggccgatttttccttaaccggcccccaatgttccaccgcACGCATGtccgcacatgtttatctgcatatgttcatCCGACTATATGCCCCGAGCCGAATCTCttgaatgactgcagatatcggctttcttggttAGTCGGGGCActtgtacttgcacgtcggcttcgcaaagacttatgctgactttcatctgccgacgtggcccttGCCCGATAGATCGTTGcgaccacaaacagaatatgtgcgagaagataattttggccgattctttggaatcggcctccaccttgctcgttcgatgaaggttttgcaatgtccctccataaacttttggggccgatcacaaggatcagcctcgcacggtttgctcattggtttaatcttgctactcggttaggctggataaaaccaacccaacctctgacttgatgcgctgcattgtcgtccaccttgagtgcatcgtacaatcgtggagcactaagctcgtcggcaagacaagcaccatgtttgtgccagccgatgtttcatcatcggctttcttttgcttgggacgccactccat
It includes:
- the LOC127316712 gene encoding uncharacterized protein — protein: MAEEEERRRFTSLRSVRWRVDLGILPASQEASVEEHRRAAADSRRRYVSLKRRLLVDPHLPKEEARSSNLIVDNPLSQNPESSWGRFFRGAELEKTVDQDLSRLYPEDGSYFQTPTCQAMLRRILLMWCLQHPEYGYRQGMHELLAPLVYVLQVDIDKLSQVRKLHEDCFSDDFDGVPFPDTDMVFSYKPRKDPKWSSEADNENDSESTSKVSSLDELDLDTKEIILLSDAYGAEGELGIVLSERFMEHDAYAIFDGLMDGGGGVVRMAEFYSPSSIGSSSSLPPAIEASSALYHLLSIVEPSLHNHFIELKVEPQWFALRWLRVLFGREFCLNDLLVVWDTVFACSNNMLLNNDEEYSFRIFCSARGAFIAAMAVSMLLHVRSSLLATEVNVSCLQRLLNYPTNVDVQKLIEKAKSLQSIAIDANTPSPTFLLKRDICEYDRVKSNLAISTPPRTPLHPVSESYWEKQWRNLHNDGTSPKETEKVNSSSSEIKKSWRQKLGLSRTESLPSPVTKVISVGSDARNSARRCLLNTLSDSVERSHEIAGKIQEDEFPVVSVHKEPPVSSAESSPLRATGESVTVSPPCLAKVSPLESSPVVPADESETRTQCATEACSSGENSPVFYAAIAGSEHENVQDNDSERSSITSNSCAGDDDRDEILQDEPSSSNCDGKTVQDSEAATSDKTADPDGSSERAVVSNERKPFISKFQWLLKLGRPSGEGSIEKGSGETSAGKGGVDASCSDANSNNSRGSMKLAAGDKKVVGTFKNLGQSMLENIQVIESAFQQDRSQPGPMENFSNNILGGKGQVTATAALTELRKISNLLSEM